The Watersipora subatra chromosome 1, tzWatSuba1.1, whole genome shotgun sequence genome has a window encoding:
- the LOC137398241 gene encoding NADH-cytochrome b5 reductase-like: MFRSLFKTLGCRWQMMMKPSTPRNMADKTNGAPLPPKPTPLNDADCCDSGCETCVKDIYLQELKIWEEECNKLLLAQAPRSSLSPDVYMKCPLVCLDQLTHNTYLYTFDSRGFVQINPGQHLILREVVDGATVTRQYTPIAVPRAEDHTFKVMIKMYDHGTMTSHIKRKWKLGDEMDWRGPHGLFQHQCNQYMKYVILAAGTGIAPMLRVAQSILNDDNDITTIKLLYACKNYEDILLKDELRALAQHWNFTFTTYLSQDVDGDLKRGYGENVVARKLESDDILSQLSNKQSTRILISGTKEYDTAMLQHCQLLQIPSENIYKF; this comes from the exons ATGTTTCGCTCTCTCTTTAAAACCCTTGGCTGTCGGTGGCAGATGATG ATGAAGCCTAGTACTCCGAGGAACATGGCCGACAAGACTAACGGTGCTCCACTGCCACCTAAGCCAACGCCACTAAACGATGCTGACTGCTGTGATTCCGGCTGTGAGACGTGTGTCAAAGATATCTACTTGCAAGAGTTAAAAATCTGGGAAGAGGAGTGCAACAAATTACTTCTGGCCCAG GCCCCACGCAGCTCTCTATCGCCAGATGTTTATATGAAGTGTCCACTGGTTTGCCTAGACCAGCTGACACACAACACTTATTTGTACACATTTGATAGCAGAGGGTTTGTTCAAATCAACCCTGGTCAGCACTTGATACTCAG AGAGGTTGTCGATGGAGCCACTGTGACAAGACAATATACTCCAATAGCTGTACCACGGGCTGAAGACCATACATTCAAGGTTATGATCAAG ATGTATGACCATGGTACGATGACTTCCCACATAAAGCGCAAGTGGAAGCTTGGAGATGAGATGGATTGGCGTGGACCACATGGACTGTTTCAGCATCAGTGTAACCAG TACATGAAGTATGTGATCCTGGCTGCCGGAACTGGGATTGCTCCAATGCTACGCGTGGCCCAATCCATTCTAAATGATGATAATGACATCACGACCATAAAACTCTTATACGCCTGCAAGAACTACGAAGATATCTTGTTGAAGGACGAATTAAGGGCACTCGCGCAgcattggaactttacattcaCAACCTATTTGAGTCAG GATGTTGATGGTGACCTAAAAAGAGGCTATGGTGAAAATGTAGTGGCAAGAAAGCTCGAGTCTGATGACATATTGAGTCAGCTATCAAATAAACAATCGACAAGAATCCTAATATCTGGCACAAAGGAGTATGACACAGCGATGCTTCAACATTGCCAACTGCTTCAAATACCTTCCgaaaatatatacaaattttaG
- the LOC137398229 gene encoding uncharacterized protein isoform X2, with protein MRGPNVSLADYPDTTVFRVIEEVQKHKILYDIPRKDRSAYAVLQRRNEKWNEMSILFGLPAGECFGIWNKLRSTFTRHFKYYRNCRNANKQVGPCDWKYFEHLLFLIPYIEFAGQQSSSVGTQPNQTIQQNQFAKKAVKRSKTILMKNFENGDSNVMDLTKYQPGGASIKINVIHLVELVKQHPVIYSKTTANNSAQKMAAWKEISKEIGAPARACLTRWMYLWRKLQITARTQNKEKWVWHSVMEHFIPFLTTRPRARHRRLSPQNEMNQFDTSPHTQDWEEAESCTSENLVVTDSFSADADQCPMPMKMEHPVVDGELHIISATQSSQSDIKDEVSSLTSCWRPETKDCRRFSEYNFGICMAEMLEDIPKENRARLKAKVINVLAGAI; from the exons ATGAGAGGACCTAATGTTAGCCTAGCCGATTATCCGGACACCACCGTGTTTCGAGTGATTGAAGAAGTCCAGAAGCACAAAATCCTCTATGATATTCCGCGAAAGGATCGCTCAGCCTACGCTGTTCTTCAGAGGAGAAATGAGAAATGGAACGAAATGAGCATATTATTTGGCCTTCCTGCAGGTGAATGCTTTGGCATATGGAATAAGTTACGTTCAACATTCACGAGACATTTTAAGTATTACCGAAACTGCAGGAATGCGAATAAGCAAGTTGGACCATGCGATTGGAAATATTTTGAACATTTGCTCTTTTTAATACCATACATTGAGTTCGCGGGACAGCAATCGTCGTCTGTCGGTACTCAACCTAACCAGACAATCCAGCAGAACCAGTTTGCTAAAAAAGCTGTTAAGCGCAGCAAAACTATTCtcatgaaaaattttgaaaatggtGATTCAAATGTTATGGACTTGACTAAATATCAGCCTGGTGGTGCGAGTATAAAGATTAATGTTATTCACTTGGTTGAGCTGGTCAAACAGCATCCTGTCATATATTCTAAAACAACAGCCAACAACAGCGCTCAAAAGATGGCTGCATGGAAGGAAATCTCCAAGGAAATCGGTGCTCCAGCTCGTGCTTGTTTAACAAGATGGATGTACCTTTGGAGGAAGTTGCAAATTACTGCGCGTACTCAAAACAAGGAAAAATGGGTTTGGCACTCTGTTATGGAGCATTTTATACCGTTTCTGACCACTCGACCCCGTGCTCGGCATCGCAGGCTATCACCCCAAAATGAAATGAACCAGTTCGATACAAGTCCGCATACTCAGGACTGGGAAGAGGCGGAATCCTGCACTTCTGAGAATTTGGTAGTCACCGATTCATTTTCAGCTGATGCCGATCAATGCCCAATG CCAATGAAAATGGAGCACCCAGTGGTGGATGGAGAGCTGCACATCATCTCAGCTACGCAGTCGAGCCAGTCTGATATAAAGGATGAAGTCTCAAGTCTCACGTCTTGCTGGAGACCCGAAACGAAGGACTGCCGCAGATTCTCCGAGTATAATTTTGGTATTTGCATGGCGGAGATGCTAGAAGACATTCCGAAAGAAAACAGAGCACGACTCAAGGCCAAAGTTATCAATGTTTTAGCTGGTGCGATATAG
- the LOC137398229 gene encoding uncharacterized protein isoform X1 produces MRGPNVSLADYPDTTVFRVIEEVQKHKILYDIPRKDRSAYAVLQRRNEKWNEMSILFGLPAGECFGIWNKLRSTFTRHFKYYRNCRNANKQVGPCDWKYFEHLLFLIPYIEFAGQQSSSVGTQPNQTIQQNQFAKKAVKRSKTILMKNFENGDSNVMDLTKYQPGGASIKINVIHLVELVKQHPVIYSKTTANNSAQKMAAWKEISKEIGAPARACLTRWMYLWRKLQITARTQNKEKWVWHSVMEHFIPFLTTRPRARHRRLSPQNEMNQFDTSPHTQDWEEAESCTSENLVVTDSFSADADQCPMQPMKMEHPVVDGELHIISATQSSQSDIKDEVSSLTSCWRPETKDCRRFSEYNFGICMAEMLEDIPKENRARLKAKVINVLAGAI; encoded by the exons ATGAGAGGACCTAATGTTAGCCTAGCCGATTATCCGGACACCACCGTGTTTCGAGTGATTGAAGAAGTCCAGAAGCACAAAATCCTCTATGATATTCCGCGAAAGGATCGCTCAGCCTACGCTGTTCTTCAGAGGAGAAATGAGAAATGGAACGAAATGAGCATATTATTTGGCCTTCCTGCAGGTGAATGCTTTGGCATATGGAATAAGTTACGTTCAACATTCACGAGACATTTTAAGTATTACCGAAACTGCAGGAATGCGAATAAGCAAGTTGGACCATGCGATTGGAAATATTTTGAACATTTGCTCTTTTTAATACCATACATTGAGTTCGCGGGACAGCAATCGTCGTCTGTCGGTACTCAACCTAACCAGACAATCCAGCAGAACCAGTTTGCTAAAAAAGCTGTTAAGCGCAGCAAAACTATTCtcatgaaaaattttgaaaatggtGATTCAAATGTTATGGACTTGACTAAATATCAGCCTGGTGGTGCGAGTATAAAGATTAATGTTATTCACTTGGTTGAGCTGGTCAAACAGCATCCTGTCATATATTCTAAAACAACAGCCAACAACAGCGCTCAAAAGATGGCTGCATGGAAGGAAATCTCCAAGGAAATCGGTGCTCCAGCTCGTGCTTGTTTAACAAGATGGATGTACCTTTGGAGGAAGTTGCAAATTACTGCGCGTACTCAAAACAAGGAAAAATGGGTTTGGCACTCTGTTATGGAGCATTTTATACCGTTTCTGACCACTCGACCCCGTGCTCGGCATCGCAGGCTATCACCCCAAAATGAAATGAACCAGTTCGATACAAGTCCGCATACTCAGGACTGGGAAGAGGCGGAATCCTGCACTTCTGAGAATTTGGTAGTCACCGATTCATTTTCAGCTGATGCCGATCAATGCCCAATG CAGCCAATGAAAATGGAGCACCCAGTGGTGGATGGAGAGCTGCACATCATCTCAGCTACGCAGTCGAGCCAGTCTGATATAAAGGATGAAGTCTCAAGTCTCACGTCTTGCTGGAGACCCGAAACGAAGGACTGCCGCAGATTCTCCGAGTATAATTTTGGTATTTGCATGGCGGAGATGCTAGAAGACATTCCGAAAGAAAACAGAGCACGACTCAAGGCCAAAGTTATCAATGTTTTAGCTGGTGCGATATAG